ATGCTCTCTCGATGGCTTCCTCCACACCCTTAACGCTCTCATCTACATCGTTGTTGATGAGCATTTCATCGAAAAAGTGACGGTATGCACTGAGGATGGCATCGGATTCCTTCTGGATGTTCTGCACCGCCTCTgactgaaaatgtgtaaaaattaaaacaatatttaggtCATAAGCTTGGCTAGGAATGAGCTTCTGAGgcttatattttgaataaatcagtTTCTAACCTGACTGGCAGTGTTAGTAGGAGCAATGAATATCACAAGAGGAGCGAACTCTGCCGTTCTGAGCACTTTCAGTGTCTGAGAAAACAGAAAGAGTTCAGAAAACCAGTCACTGTCCAAGCTAACATTAGTGACACTGGAAGGTTCATAAAAAATGTGAGAGATAATTCTAAAACATATCACCACAATGCTATGATTTAATTGCTATACTAATTAAACTGACAGTGTGGCATTACCTGCGGTTCCACATCCAGCACAGCGATTTTCCCTTGCTCGTGAATCTTGTGGACAGTTTCGATCTTAGTCCCGAACATGTGTCCCTGGAAACTGCCGTATTCAAGTAGCTCATTCCCGATGATACCTTTGGTCATTTCATCATTGGAAATAAAGTAATATTCTTTGCCATTTTCCTCATCCTTCTTCTGAGGTCTAGTGGtgtctacaaacaaaaaaaaaaaaaaaaaaatatataaaaattatatatatatatatatatatatatatatatatatatatatatatatatatatatatgtttttatgattcattattttttttcattatttcgtCTTGTTTTCCAGGAAATATTCTTCAAATAAGATATTTGTAAGACTTgttataagaaattatatttttaattaagctGATCTCTAAATTATATATCTTAtagtcttaatatcttatgcagttTTGTTTTACAAGTAAATGTAACTTGTTTTATGGATGATaatacatactggtaaaaaacaaaaaaaggacaaataaaaccagatattaagaaaataattttgcagTGAAAAAGCTTTCGAAACTgtctttttaatgcaaaaaatgcaataaaaaactaGTTAGtgatgagttttttatttttttaagttgaactaATAGAAGTCAGCTAagagcatgtttacatagaaaaacactggaaaatcAGTGCAGTGGAATGAAAAAGCCTCCAATATACTCACattcaattcaaatgtatttgtatagtgcttcacactgacaagctattTTAAACTATAACATACTACAAACAAACTTAGTTTTGGATAGATTTTCTTAGAAATGACACATTTGataattttaatttgctttaaataCATCATGTTTTTTATAGTGTACAAAATGCAATTTACAGTAGACTACAAAAATGGTACAGCATGTCAACCTGACATCAAACAGGTTTGACATGACGGTGAGTTATGGATATTCACACTCTCAAAAACAGGTGGAAGAGttcaatatttaaaagaaattaaaaagagaaGGCATGCAGCTGGACAGTACATACGTGGTGCTGGGTAAGCAAACTTCTCAGGATACTTGCTCAGCAGTGAATTTTTGATATGGCTCCTTCCAACTCCAGGTGCACCTTTAAACAACAGCAAAAGAGCAAATAACATTTTAGCCTGTAAACTTTCAATTAACTTTGCATTTCCAAATATTTTGATCATCTTTGTAGATCTACTGTACATGATCTATGTTTTATCAGTGGACACTTTTTCATATTTCAGGTGTATTCAGAAGCAGAAATCGTCATAGCTGGGTAAACACGTATAGTCAGGGATGCACACAAGTGTTGCACAGGTGTGCAtgctgaccaaaataaaaaatgcgcaGGTTGTTTTAGATCGATTGAATGTAAAACTGCATAAGATTtccattcaaactgaaagcataaaccTAGGCTACTGCACACTCTGCCGTTTGCTCAGAGCAAAATGCGAgactgtgacatttcatttacTGACGCAGCGCTAAAACCTGCAGTGCATATATTTACTTGCtggcaaaaattaaaatgtgaatgttagtactgtattttaaagtgtactataaaataattctatttttatttaatactttgtatttaaaaaaataatagtgttaatatagtaatactaatattatcacacagtatttattattttgtttataattttataaataaataaataaataatactattattggttatttgattttttttatagcattttataatatacttaATGGGTAACACTATGTGCGGGGTGAATACCAAACCTATGTGCAAAACTATGACCAAAACTTTGACTGGATTTACAATTTTACGAACACATTATCACAGTCTGTGAGGTCCGTGAAGAGCTCCCTGCTGGTCTGAGCTGTGTCAAAGATGGGTATGATGATGCTCACCAATGAGAACCAGAGTTTTTCTGTTGAATGCAGGCAGTCTCACTACTTCCTCATAGGATATTACATCAAGCTGGTCAAAGACTATGGAAGAAACAAAAATTCATTAGCTAATGCATGACAAGAGCAACTGTCTAAGGTCTGTTTCTACAACAGCAGACACGTGTTGTGCTTTAACACAGACATCATTCGTGCTTCGTAcagaaaataaagtattaatttttttttttttttattacagccaTAAATTGGTTATTGGGAGATGGTATTTGAGAATTATTACAATTCATCATTATGAAATCGAATTTACATTATTAGGGCTGTCTTTACAtccaaaaattaatgaatatacaTGAAGTGAACACAAACCCAAAGTGCAGAATATCAACAGCTTAAATCAATTGGATTTAGTGCAGCACAGAAAATGTTGTTTGTGTGCCTGGCATCAAGTcttatagacattttttttattattattatttttttttaacaaacaatggGCAAGTAGTTTGTGTGCTGATTCATAAAAACCTATTTCGTTAAAGATTGTTATTAGAGCATTTTCTCAAAATGAACATGCACTGCATGTGATGCGAAACAGGCCTTAGAAATGCTAGAGGAGTGAGCTTCACTAACTTGAGCTGTGTTTGGCAAGGTATTTGTCTTTGCATTTCTTCTTCTTGCCAAAAGGACTGCAGGACTGACTGGCTTCCTGTGTTGCTTTGCTTTTGCTTGCTACACGCCTGAAGAAAAATGAAATGCTTAACTTGTGAAAGACAAGGATATCTTAAATGTACATTACATTACTAATCCGTTACTTCAAAGAAAGTCAATCTGTcatcaaatatagaaaaataaaaataaaaaaatgaatgcatgtcaGAACGTACCATTCCTGAAGTTCTGGAGAAGGGATGAGTCCTGCGAAGTCTGTGGAGGAGTTGTCCACCTTTCCTTGCCACCAGTTTGGATCCTTCTTATTGATAATTTGAATGATGTCACCTGTTTGGAATTTCAGGCCGGCTTCTTTGCATGGGATGAGGTCATCTTTGGCAGGATCATAGTCAAATTGTGCTCTCATATACATCTGCAAAAACATTATCCGAAAAATATTATTCTCTTGTAAAACCATTGTATGTGCTTCTAAAAGATGACTTATCAGCCAATCATGATTGGTTTCTCCATggtcaacaaaagatgttgaccCAGATGTCCTActgtgtatacattttttttttttattatcttactTGTGTACTGTAGAAGTTTTTAATTAACtagcatcttcaaaaaaaaaaaaaaaaaaaaaaaaatatatatatatatatatatatgtaataaaatatgttttttattatatatatatatatatatatatatatatatatatatatacatatatacaggtccttctcaaaaaaattagcatattgtgaaaaagttcattattttccataatgtaatgataaaaaattaaactttcatatattttagattcattgcacaccaactgaaatatttcaggtcttttattgttttaatactgatgattttggcatacagctcatgaaaacccaaaatttctatctcaaaaaattagcatatttcatccgaccaataaaagaaaagtgtttttaatacaaaaaaagtcacacttcaaataattatgttcagttatgcactcaatacttggtcgggaatccttttgcagaaatgactgcttcaatgcggcgtggcatggaggcgatcagcctgtggcactgctgaggtgttatggaggcccaggatgtcttcgatagcggccttaagctcatccagagtgttgggtcttgcgtctctcaactttctcttcacaatatcccacagattctctatgcggttcaggtcaggagagttggcaggccaattgagcacagtaataccatggtcagtaaaccatttaccagtggttttggcattGTGAGCAGGTGACAGGTCaggctgaaaaacgaaatcttcatctccataaagcttttcagcagatggaagcatgaagtgctccaaaatctcctgatagctagctgcattgaccctgcccttgataaaacacagtggaccaacaccagcagctgacatggcaccccagaccatcactgactgtgggtacttgacactggacttcaggcattttggcatttccttctccccagtcttcctccagactctggcaccttgatttccgaatgacatgcaaaatttgctttcatccgaaaaaagtactttggaccactgagcaacagtccagtgctgcttctctgtagcccattttcTGCACACGCCtttgcacggtggctctggatgtttctactccagactcagtccactgcttccgcaggtcccccaaggtctggaatcggtccttctccacaatcttcctcagggtccggtcacctcttctcgttgtgcagcgttttttgccccactttttccttcccacagacttcccactgaggtgccttgatacagcactctgggaacagcctattcgttcagaaatttctttctgtgtcttaccctctcgcttgagggtgtcagtgatggccttctggacagcagtcaggtcggcagtcttacccatgattgcggttttgagtaatgaaccaggctgggagtttttaaaagcctcaggaattttttgcaggtgttttagagttaattagttgattcagatgattaggttaatagcttgtttagagaaccttttcatgatatgctaattttttgagataggaattttgggttttcatgagctgtatgccaaaatcatcagtattaaaacaataaaagacctgaaatatttcagttggtgtgcaatgaatctaaaatatatgaaagtttaatttttatcattacattatggaaaataatgaactttttcacaatatgctaattttttgagaaggacctgtatatatatatatatatatatatatatatatatatatatatatatgataaataaataaatacatacatacataaataaatgttagtttCCCCTGATGTGATACATTcattttttggttaaactattctagatagatagatagattttttaatagatagatagatagatagatagatagatagatagatagatagatagatagatagatagatagatagatagatagatagatagatagtagcaATATCTACAGCTAGAGCTACAGCAGTTACAGCCTAAAAATGACAAGCCAAGCTCTAAATGGATCTAGATGTTCTAAATTTACAGTAGCACAATGGTTACTTGTATATGGTGAATGAAGACTTAGAATACTGCCATCCCTTGACACAATGTCAAGAGTCTAAAAGGTTTCAGTCAGCTGCATTTCAGTTTGACACTGTGTGAACAGCAGATGGCAGAAGAAGGTTTGCAGTTACTTCATCTAATGACAAAGTGTAGTTATCtgctattaatgttttaaatagtcACCTGTGTCTTTCAATTGGTTTCCCATTCCCATGATAAACCCCAAACCTTAATTTAACCAAGGATACAGGATAGACACACAAAAAATCACATTGAAGCGCATAGGAATAAACAAGTTGAGTAGACTgtgatcattaaaaataaaagcaggaaACTAATAAGATGTGAGACTGGTTTcgctgttttttttccctcacctCACATGCCATGGGGCGACTTTGCTGATTGGGGATGATTTTCAATGTGACAACACCATTTGTGTCTTTCTGTAATGTTGAACAGCATCCAACAACGTTAAATCAAAAGTAACATGACCACAGAAACATCTTCGAGTACTATTTTTTCTACAACTGTGCCAGAGTTCAGGAAGATGCTGTGAAACTGTAGCTAATCAAACAACAAGCTACCCAGAATTTAAAGTTAAGcttatagtatataataatatagctaCACAATATAAACTTGAACTGAAGCTTTCTTTGCCCATCTTCATGCCAAATTCTAATtagcataacacacacacaaaaatgtaattctcattaatttaatGCAGTAATAAGATTCCTCCAGTCAGTCATAAACAAATGCTATCATTATTTAGACTTCATTCATACTTTGCATTGACAAAACATGTTAAATGTAATTGCTTATTTCTTCTTTAGATTTTGGGACCCAGGCATTTCTCTGTAGCTTTGATGAGATACACCTTTTTCATTGTATACTGTAATATGAATGATATAACACAATGCAAAACAGTGTATGTTGAATTTTGTCATGCAACACCATTAATTGAGCTGAACGGTtaagtgtaaaatatattttagccaTTTCATAAATGCTTATCAGCACATTCAGCATTAAGCTTtaaccatatgtgaccctggaccacaaaaccttgtcttaagtgtcagtttttcaaaattgagatttatacatctgaaagctgaataaataagctttccattgatgtatggtttgttaagaggacaatatttggctgagatacaactatttgaatatctggaatctgagggtgcaaaaaatctaaatactgagaaaatcacctttaaagttgtccaaattaattcttaacaaagcatattactaatcaaaaattaagtttcaatatatttatggtaggacatttacgaaatatcttcatggaacatgatctttacttaatatcctaatgatttttggcataaaataaaaatcgatgattttgacccatacaaggttttttttttttttttttggctattgctaaaaatataccccagcgactt
This window of the Cyprinus carpio isolate SPL01 chromosome A21, ASM1834038v1, whole genome shotgun sequence genome carries:
- the LOC109056093 gene encoding 55 kDa erythrocyte membrane protein; translation: MQTNDCKGQEVYTNGSAGYMNNKDVTRMREVAFEKSSSEPLGVTLKLNERQRCTVARILHGGMIHRQGSLHEGDEIAEINGKSVANQSVDQLQKILKDTNGVVTLKIIPNQQSRPMACEMYMRAQFDYDPAKDDLIPCKEAGLKFQTGDIIQIINKKDPNWWQGKVDNSSTDFAGLIPSPELQEWRVASKSKATQEASQSCSPFGKKKKCKDKYLAKHSSIFDQLDVISYEEVVRLPAFNRKTLVLIGAPGVGRSHIKNSLLSKYPEKFAYPAPHTTRPQKKDEENGKEYYFISNDEMTKGIIGNELLEYGSFQGHMFGTKIETVHKIHEQGKIAVLDVEPQTLKVLRTAEFAPLVIFIAPTNTASQSEAVQNIQKESDAILSAYRHFFDEMLINNDVDESVKGVEEAIERASSTPQWVPVSWVY